A stretch of Lathyrus oleraceus cultivar Zhongwan6 chromosome 6, CAAS_Psat_ZW6_1.0, whole genome shotgun sequence DNA encodes these proteins:
- the LOC127091114 gene encoding 25.3 kDa vesicle transport protein, whose translation MVKITIVGRASDGLPLAQGLRYVNEENSYLSFYKQQAEFILQEISKGALSHSMMTILIDHYCFNFLVENGVVYIVVCEFAYPRKLAFHYLQDIQKEFDKFDKTLIGKITKPYSFVKLDGIIARFSRQYIDTRTQANLSKLNLKRKQDLEIVTEEVSNILERRRNSETIRRLRVRPEPASSIWCSPRLEVIAMKWTPIMILVITSIALIWASLVLTNDFVI comes from the exons ATGGTTAAGATAACAATAGTTGGAAGGGCAAGCGATGGATTACCTCTAGCACAAGGACTAAGATATGTGAATGAAGAAAATTCCTATCTTTCATTTTACAAGCAACAAGCTGAGTTTATACTCCAAGAAATTTCAAAAGGAGCATTGTCACATTCCATGATGACCATTCTCATTGACCATTACTGCTTCAA TTTCTTGGTAGAAAATGGAGTTGTTTACATTGTTGTGTGTGAGTTCGCATACCCAAGAAAACTAGCATTTCATTACTTACAAGACATACAAAAAGAGTTTGACAAGTTTGATAAAACCCTAATAGGAAAAATCACAAAACCATACAGCTTTGTCAAATTAG ATGGTATAATTGCAAGGTTTAGTAGACAATACATTGATACAAGAACTCAGGCTAACTTATCAAAACTTAATCTCAAAAGGAAACAAGATTTAGAAATTGTTACAGAAGAAGTGTCTAACATTTTAGAAAGGAGGAGAAATTCAG AAACAATAAGAAGGTTACGAGTTAGACCTGAACCTGCATCCTCAATATGGTGTTCTCCAAGACTTGAG GTGATTGCTATGAAATGGACACCAATTATGATCTTGGTGATTACTTCTATCGCTCTAATATGGGCTAGTTTAGTCCTCACAAACGACTTTGTTATTTGA
- the LOC127091115 gene encoding transcription factor LAF1 has product MVLQTLEKTKPKHRKGLWSPEEDHKLRNYILKHGHGCWSSVPIKSGLQRNGKSCRLRWINYLRPGLKRGKFSKQEEETILTLHHMLGNKWSQIAQHLSGRTDNEIKNYWHSYLKKRVAKANEMESQKQFQYASSSSDTINSSHSLQKLATQDPHNYNNIITKETQQSSLPKLLFAEWLSLDHVNGSNSSNSVESLVMRNGFDSNSGFQEAAMHHDVSEYHNSVMFNSQVKFANQMMGNGFVHCLPEVDLSNNFNLSNDAMYV; this is encoded by the exons ATGGTGTTGCAGACACTAGAAAAGACAAAACCAAAACATAGGAAGGGTTTGTGGTCACCTGAAGAAGATCATAAACTCAGAAACTACATCCTTAAACATGGTCATGGCTGTTGGAGTTCTGTCCCTATTAAGTCAG GCTTGCAAAGGAATGGGAAAAGCTGCAGATTAAGGTGGATTAATTATCTAAGGCCAGGATTAAAGAGAGGAAAGTTTagcaagcaagaggaggagacAATCTTGACCCTTCATCATATGTTAGGCAACAA GTGGTCACAAATAGCACAACATTTATCAGGAAGGACAGACAATGAGATAAAAAACTATTGGCATTCATATTTGAAAAAAAGAGTGGCCAAAGCTAATGAAATGGAATCTCAAAAACAATTTCAATATGCTAGCTCAAGCTCAGACACAATCAACTCTTCGCACTCTCTTCAAAAACTTGCAACTCAAGATCCACACAATTACAACAACATCATCACCAAAGAGACTCAACAAAGCTCATTACCAAAGCTTTTATTCGCCGAATGGCTTTCACTTGATCATGTAAATGGTAGCAACTCTTCAAATTCAGTTGAGTCTTTGGTCATGAGAAATGGATTTGATTCAAATTCAGGTTTTCAAGAAGCTGCAATGCATCATGATGTGTCGGAGTATCATAATAGTGTGATGTTCAACTCACAAGTTAAATTTGCTAACCAAATGATGGGAAATGGGTTTGTTCATTGCTTACCTGAGGTTGATTTGAGTAACAATTTCAATTTAAGTAATGATGCAATGTATGTTTAA